ttaggatgtatttgTTCTTTTtttggtttgtattgagtcaattgtattaaataattgtaataaaattgtcaggtgagccgggacagccttcctccttcgcccaactgccacagtgacttcggttgagtcagtgagtaaaatattaattttaatagtaatttcgatattattatatgttcaagcatgcccatgcatcacttataaatatgtatctatgtagttaaacactaggcacgttttatgttgcattcataattgttaaagtgccatggatgttgttgtggtaatttggagcagtgtgcgtgagttggcgtgcgtgtggtgtggtgttggctatggacaggacgggtagacacagcttgagatcttAGCTAGGACCCGGTTCTTGAGtttttcgctgggacccggtccttcggggtagacacggcttgagtttttcgctgggacccggtccttcggggtagacacggcttgagttcttcgctgggaccccgatttggtttattaagtggaagtccgagcttgagttcttcgctggcacagtttggattaagagagctgtataggggatcagctcccatatatgtattgtttgacattatcgggtgtgtgagtgctccaaattacctttttgctgttatgatgtgaaaatattgccgatgttgcatttcactctatagggtgcattagctttagatagttatagagattatggttaaaattgatattttactttctgagtcgaatgctcactcctgttcattatttttcaggctacaggaggattattgttgtggttaacctgcttttctccttcgcaggttgtttattaatgtttgtgtaattctgttaacttctagaattccgcatgtgttagaaatattcatttgatttgggtctgtaatataattaccatgttggacctgtaaacttattattatatgcatgtatgttaggctagatgagggagctgagctcccatttatttttatgacatatgagtatgtggagggtgagctgagctccccaattgattatatattgtgtttacaggtcgggtgagttaaaaacttcccgttgaaaggttcattttatggccggattctgtccgattcaattcttgaaattgggcccaaatgggccttagaattgggttgaggaatagttaggcttactacggacctcgagggctttaggctggcccaggtcctagtgccggtccagcccataggttgggtcgtgacactactgttttgaataaaagaaccattttagatgctgttgagaaaaacaatttgaaaaaagctgttttgttattttagtattcttatgactaaaactgatcaaatttaatttttaattattttttaacactctctaactagtatatttaaaaagatGATTTTCTCAACAGCAGTTTTAATAGCAATGCCAGACAGGccctttatattattttttattaatataaaatttaaaaattagaaaaacttttatttttgtttaaaaGAAATCTAATTTAAGGGtctctttttaaaaattttcactatttaaataataGATCTCATAATTAAAACAAGCATTATAATAATGAAAGAAAtggattttaaatataaaaacactaaaaattataataatttatatgtgAAACAGACATGTATGAATAGCATATAGttattttgattaattataatttttgatGTCTCTATTGACTTCATTAATTATGAGAAGACAAAAGGAATGAAAAATGTGTTAACAGAAGAGATTCATCAGCATCCGCTCTTGTTCATTGATTCTTCAACTCCATGACCTTTCAACAAAGGTGTTGTACCATCATAGGATGATTCCAAGCTGCTAGAACTGCATATCTctctctccttttcttcttttgccTTTCCCCATATCACAGCATACACTCCACTTGATATCAAAACTGCTCCGATGACACTGCAAACCAAAACCCAAAACATTCTAATAAATCTGAATCTTTCTTCCCAAATTGGAAGAGAACTAAGTAGCTTTTCAGTATACCTCCCTAGATGAAGAGCATCTCCAAGGAATATAATAGCCATAGCAGCTGCTATGGCGATTGACAGTGGAGTAAATGTTGCTACATATACAGGACCCTTCATGCGCAGGCACCATAAGTGTATAATTCCCAGAGATGCTCCTCCAAGAATTCCCTGAACAAATACACAGTGAACATTTCCATTTAAATGTTTCCAATATATTGATAAACATATGCTTCTCAACAAGAACAGTCCCGTCAATTCTTACAGAGTATACAAGCGCAACCAATGTTACATCAGGCCTTATTCTCCAAGCACTCAACTCTTGTTCTGCTATGAAACAAACTGGTGCTGATATTATAGTTGTGTATAGGTAGCAGAAGAATGTTATAATTAGCTCTGATGGACATATTTGCATCATCTGGGTCTGCAAAGTGCAAGAAGATTCAGGAGAATTTAAGTTTTTGCAATGGATTCTTGATTATTATTGAATCAATTTAATTACCTGAAGAATATAAAGGAATGCATAGCCAATATGCTGGATTGCAAGTAAAAGTCCACCAATGACCCAATCTGATAGTGGTAATCCCATATGCTGATGATGAAGTGATGAAATGGGCGATGTTTCAGATGAAGTTGATGACAAAATTTTTGGCCCTTTGTAGAGAACCATCATTAATGCACCCAATATTGAGACTATGGTACCAATGATTTTACTCTGAGTGCTTGAGCTCCTCAAATCCAGTTTTTCCATCCTTTTTGGGATAATAATACAGAAGAAAAAGAGGGAAGGGATTCATCATTTACcatgtaagataattaattaTACACCAAGAAAGTAGCAGAGAACCTGAAAATGACTGCAAATAAAAAGGTCCAAGCTGGAGTGACGTTGCTCATTGCAGAAGCCATAGTTGGAGAACTATATTGGATTCCCTTATATCCTATGAGTTGAGAAAAAAGCCTGACctccaaaaattaagaaaaaaaaaaaatgggttTTCAAATTCTTTTCAATCATTTTGAATAACAGAAAAAACAGAGTTTCTTGCACAACATTTCAATACCCAATAATCCCAAGCGCACAGATTCTAGAGAGGAGAGGGAATTTGAACAAGGGAACCATAGTTCTACTGCACAGATTCAGAAACAAAGTTAATTAAAGAAAGATATATACACAAATCTCTGCAAAACTAAAATATGCAGAATCCAGTGATATCAGAAGAAAGGCAGAGAGAGATACCTGCAGAGGAGAAAGGGAATGGGAAGCATGAGAAGAGTGTTAATAAAGTTCGAGTAAAAGAGGAAGACAAAGTAGCTCATCCCTTTCAAAGAAGCAGCTTTGAACAGAGTGTTTAAGCCTACACCAGCAGTCAAAGTTGCAAGCATTGCTGCAAGAGGCAGAACATCCTTGTGATAATAGCTTGGTGCCATTTCTTGTCTTCCCCTGAAGAAATCAAATCAAAGAGAACTTGCTGCTATGTCTCCAGGATACTTGCTAGTTTTCCAATACCAGAACTACTGttcattattaataataaaaattgtattCCACTATCCTGCAAAAACTTACATATCTGTCTGGATCTAAACGTCTTTACACGTGAAGAATCTTTACACGCAGGCATCTAATTTTGCCTTTGGTGTCTTCCCAAATCGTAATTTAAATAATGTAAAAAAATCCAAAGAGAATAATGTAAAAAAATCCTAAGTGAATGAATCTGGCTCAAGACcactaaattaatatttttatttttatgatcaTAAGGTTTTCAGTCATAccctttgttttcttatttttccCTTTGATCGAATGTGCTGCACAATACTAGATAACTCTCTCGTGGCAATGCTCTCCCTCCCGTAAACCTCAAACCACCCGCATCCATTGATAGGAAGAGAACTCAATCTTGAGAGAAGCACCATGAGAGATTGGCTTGCTTAAGAAATCTTGTTTCTCATCCCTCGGCCAACAGTGAGAAAACTGATGGTTGCTTGCTTATAGGGTTGGCTGCGGAACTGTAACCGGTTACGGTTCTTGAACTGCCTGTTTAGGTTCAATAAAATTATGAATCTGAATCAAACCGCTAGGGAACGGTTTGGAAAACGGTTCCTGAATCACCGTTTCTGATTTGAGTTCCggtttaaaatgatttaaagggcgattcgaaaaaaaaaaaacggTTCAAGATCATTTGGAGGACAGTTTGAAAGCTGTTTAGGGATGGTTTAGGGGTAGTTTAgacaaaaaaattagagaaaaattttattgattcaaaatttaagttatatttgtaaaaatattttaatttttctagaaatctttcaatcaaaataaaataagaaaaaaaaagaaagaaaataatttatctttaagaaaaatttaataaataaagacttgaaactgattaaaaaattagagatgaaattaattttttttaaagaaattagcaaaaagtatataaacttaattttacctaaatatccctttaggatttagaggaataaaaatgtaacaaccctaatttttaaatttattattttttagtaaATATTGACTTGAAACtgattaaaaaattagagatgaaattaattttttttaaagaaattagcaaaaagtatataaacttaattttacctaaatatccctttaggatttagaggaataaaaatgtaacaaccctaatttttaaatttattattttttagtaaatattgatattttattttatttgaattttaggaaattatttgaaatttttcggattttagaaatcgggttcgatttttccgaaaatataaattttgatgatttttaaaaattaatttaaagaccacgtggcaaaactaaaaatatatttggagtctacaaatttttctgagttttctagaatttttttcgaaatttttgggcctcatgttcggtcccaaggcagagtaaaaatttaaaattttgtattctggatcgaaccggccgaatcgggccggctccttttcttcttcttctcctcttcctGCACGCGTTCTcctccctctctttctctctcattttttctcTCCTCTTACCTCCCCTCGCCGGCCAGCtgccacccagccctccccacctcgccggggCGCCACCCTAGCCTCCTCCCATTGTCGGCCGCCACCTGGAACGCCGAGAAACGTCGCGCAAAGTGATGCGACGCACAGCGTgccgcttcgtcttcccggccgaaatccggccgatccggccaccgattgggtcgggtcttgtgtctaaacccatctacacctcgagagctttctatagacaccaagaacaccaaaatccattaagcggtgtgtccaatttttgtccgggaagttttagcccattttgacttttggactagatttctcgcaaactgtgaaccccataagaaaatcgagagtactagagtgctccactcgtcgagagcttcgcggcaatataaattttgaaatttttcgatACCATTTTTTCGGTGGGTCCTACGGAACTTCGtaatatttttccgagcattaaatgagcttagaaaattccataaaatttatgtactaacccccgtgttgtgggattcgtgtaggtatcttcaattcgcggaaattcgacagttgtccggatctgtgaattttcgaccagacagaccggctaccaaaaaagtcttagaattggatcgagattttggctgccCCACCTTTGTCAGACACCCCGAGCGCATTTCCGAGAtcgaaatcggcataggtaaacccgaaccttgctttttcataattttatagtgcttaaatgggattaaaaatccataaatattcgtggtagttcaaaaaattatgattcattttgcattagcttaggaatattgctaaggaccacggggcaaagttttagaatttttagagcttgtttgggtagtttttgcaaaaagagtcaattataagaactaaattgaaattttacatattgtgatggatgactgtttggatgggcccaggaggggctgtgtgatgtgattgagttatggatatatgggttgtgaatatagaagtgtgttttgagcccttttgcaggttggataggtcctaggtataggggagactctgctggattttcaatacgacttaggatgtatttggtcttttcttgggttgtattgagtcaaatttattaaatgattgtaataaaattgtcaggtgagctgagacagccttcttcctccgcccagccgccacagtgactgctgtcaagtctgtgagtaaaatattaattttaattgtaatttcgatattattatatattcaagcatgctcatgcatcacttatatgtatatatctatgtagttaaactctaagcacgttttatgttgcattcacaactgttaaagtgccatggatgttattgtgataatttggagcagcgtgcgtgcgttggcgtgcgtgtgatgtggtgttggctatggataggacgggtagacacggcttgagatcttcgctgggacctggtccttcggggtagacacggcttgagttcttcgctgggaccccgatttggtttattaagcgaaagtccgacttgagttcttcgttggcataggttggatttaagagagctgtataggggatcagctcccatatatttatgatttgacattactgggtgtgtgagtgctcaaaattacctttttgctgttatgatgtggaaatattgctgatgttgtatttcactctacacagtgcattagctttagatagttatagagattatggttaaaattgatattttactctctgagtcgaacgctcactcctgttcaatatttttccaggccacaggaggatatttttgaggttaacctgcttttctccctcgcaagtcatttattaatgtttgtataaacctgttaactcttagaattttcgcatgtgttagaaatatttatttgaattgggtctgtaatataaattgtcattttggacttgtaaaattattattctatgcatgtgtgttgggctggatgagggagctaagctcccatttatttttatgttgtatgagtatgtggagggtgagctgagctccccaattgattatatattgtgtttacaggtcgggtgagtcaaaaactccccattgaaaagtttattttatgactggactctgtccgattgaattcttgaaattgggcccaaatgggccttagagttgggttaagttactatgggcctcgggggctttaggttggcccaggtcctagtggcggtccggcccataggttgggtcgtgacaaatgtgataTCAGAGCTTGGGCTCCAGATTtatagggaaaaattgtctaaagtgtttgaaagagtctaataggagtcacatccGGAAAATAGGGTCctcattcgtcttgcattgtcatctttgcttctaattTCTGCTTTACATAATTGTgtgaaatatgagtctatagagctgtgtaacatactgttttgaattttgtaagctaatgctgctgaatttcaggaaaatgcgtaaaagcaggagagctgccactgcaccagaaccagatgtgcctgacgaagtgtcggcacaggatgaggcgcctgccccgaggaggcggggtaggaggcctagagctgctcaagtagaagtgcagctgccaccagttcag
The Hevea brasiliensis isolate MT/VB/25A 57/8 chromosome 18, ASM3005281v1, whole genome shotgun sequence genome window above contains:
- the LOC110666025 gene encoding WAT1-related protein At5g40240, with protein sequence MAPSYYHKDVLPLAAMLATLTAGVGLNTLFKAASLKGMSYFVFLFYSNFINTLLMLPIPFLLCSRTMVPLFKFPLLSRICALGIIGLFSQLIGYKGIQYSSPTMASAMSNVTPAWTFLFAVIFRMEKLDLRSSSTQSKIIGTIVSILGALMMVLYKGPKILSSTSSETSPISSLHHQHMGLPLSDWVIGGLLLAIQHIGYAFLYILQTQMMQICPSELIITFFCYLYTTIISAPVCFIAEQELSAWRIRPDVTLVALVYSGILGGASLGIIHLWCLRMKGPVYVATFTPLSIAIAAAMAIIFLGDALHLGSVIGAVLISSGVYAVIWGKAKEEKEREICSSSSLESSYDGTTPLLKGHGVEESMNKSGC